The Acidimicrobiia bacterium genome window below encodes:
- a CDS encoding DUF1801 domain-containing protein gives MRSTDRAAAQRIIDDVAHEGRRRDAQDLMVLVAGITGEEPKVWNANTIGYGQYHYRYKTGQEGDFFTVGFSPKKDRITLYIMSGLRGFDDILDRLGPHTTGKSTVHLKRLGDVDRTVLAELITESVAHVEAVERSMGAIPRMSDIPPRTPPDAVD, from the coding sequence ATGAGGAGCACCGATCGCGCCGCCGCCCAACGCATCATCGATGACGTGGCCCACGAGGGTCGCCGCCGCGACGCCCAGGACCTGATGGTCCTTGTCGCCGGCATCACTGGCGAGGAGCCAAAGGTGTGGAACGCCAACACCATCGGGTACGGGCAATACCACTACCGGTACAAGACCGGCCAGGAGGGCGACTTCTTCACCGTCGGATTCTCGCCGAAGAAGGACCGCATCACCCTCTACATCATGTCGGGCCTAAGGGGCTTCGACGACATCCTTGACCGGCTCGGCCCACACACGACTGGTAAATCGACCGTCCATCTCAAACGTCTCGGCGACGTCGACCGCACGGTCCTCGCCGAGCTGATAACCGAATCCGTGGCCCACGTCGAAGCGGTCGAACGTTCAATGGGCGCGATTCCGCGAATGAGCGACATCCCACCTCGGACCCCGCCAGATGCAGTCGACTGA